The genomic region AAGACCCTAAAACACTAGACATTTTCAGCCTTCAGGTCAATGTTCCGAATCCAGTCAGTGGAGACGAACGACGCTAGCTTGATGGAATACGACCCCCTGAGCGTGATGCACTTCCACGACCGCGCGTACAGCCTCAACGGGCAACCCACCATCATGCCTATGGTAAACATCTATTTTCTACCTTCCTGTACctaaggtgcattggggtaaaaagtaaaaaaactaaacataattatacatttaattttaccAAAGCTTCCAGGGTTGCAAGTAGAGCCTTCAGACGAACTGTCGCACCTAGACAAGATGAAGATCAAACGGATGTTCAGCCACGAATGCAAGAAGCGTCTAATCGACAACGTTATACACAGGACATGTGCCAGCTTCGACGAACTTAAAGGAGAGGTCACACCAAATAATGGCAATGGATGTCCTCCTGTTAACGGCAATGGAGACCATGGGATTGTAATACCCGGCAATGATGTTAAActggatgatgatgatcaagatgCGATCGGCAATGACGTTAGTGATCAAACAGGAACGAACTTTGAAGTTGGAGACGGTGATAGTGGCAACGTTATAATACCCGGCAATGATGTAAATGATGGCAACGGTATACCCGGCAATGATGTAAATGGCGGCAACGTTGTAATACCCGGCAATGATGTAAATAGCGGCAACAGTATACCCGGCAATGATGTAAACGGTGGGAACGTTGTAATACCCGGCAATGACGTAAAAGTGGGTGATAGTGGAGTCTCTGATAATGATGCAGGCGATGGGAATAATGTTTTAGTAGGCGACGCGAACGAGGCTGTTAGTGACTTTGACATGTCACTAGAACCTCAAACACGTAAGCCCGTAACAACAAAGCtttcaaatatatataatattcccGACGACGAGGCTATTGTCGTTGGGTACGGACCTGGAACATAACGGCAAGAGAGATagattattattcaataaaaagttTACGCACCAGGATAGTTTGTTGTTATTCAATCTTATTGGGATTTCTTAATATATTCatttacacatatcataaaccctGCATGATGCGTTCAAAAACCGCAAATTACGGCCAGCTTTTAAGATAAACTTTtttgttacaatttttttatccgTGAAAACGTTATTATTGCGTAATAATTAACGTCGATATCGATTTATTTCAAATGCCGCAATGACGGTCGTAACCTGCGGTTCCTGAACACATCATATAGAGTTTAATATAATACAGTAGATAAAGAAATGTAACTgaacataattatgtttatatgAAACTAGCTTTCAGCTCCTTTCATTATGtatgtagcagtcacaaaaCGTACAATAATTTTGCGTCACATCGGTACTTAACTGTTTTTATCATGGATGCTTATATACGGATTACGGAgcaaataataattgattgaaCTAGATGTGTAAACTATAAAGACAAATTCGTGCTTCTAATTTGACAGCAAATGTAGATGGCGTTGTACGGCTTCGTAGTAGTGGTAGGTATACAGCTAGTCAACTAAATTCAACCAATTTGATTCCTAGGCCACAATAGAACCACGTCATAATGaatcaatttgtttattttttacgaGTGCTCTTATCGAGTGGTGTATAGTAGTTAAGGTGACAAGGTTCTATAGTGGCCTAGGAATCAAATTGGTTGACATTACGTACAAATAAAACTCTAAATTACTATGGGCAAAATATATTGTCTTATTTCaggttaaaaacaaataaaatgctGGTATACGAACACTTCTTAAATAGGTAATTGTGAGTACTGAACTGGGCACATACAATAACAAACCACTAAACGGAATGGTAATTGTTAAATAAGCAAACATATTTCAATATTATCTATTATTTATACCAATTTGGCATTTGTTTTAGATACAGCTAACGttaatgggccattttatttaaagttgtcccctacactttttttttaatttgtgaatttgtatgttatttctactcagaatcacgagctctttctatcctaataggaaaaaaaagtgtcccaaggtttttttcccattccgttaccatttttcatagacttagtatggcggtcacggaatggaaagatagaaaaatgtacttatggaaattttgggacacttttttctcctatcagGGTCAAAAGAGCTCATAGTTCTGAGTtgaaataggtaatataaaaaatcctaattttgaaaaaaaaaaagtgtagacgAACTGTCGTTTGTTTTTCGGTGTCTAAAAAGCTCACGTATAATAAGTTATACGTCAGCTTTTTAGATACCGACCGAAATATACGGCAATCCTTGTCATATGTAATGTTATGTTATGACCACTGGTTATGCTCACTAAGTTATGAGACCTATGTTGTTTAGTATCATGAAATCTAATTGAGGTTAAAAGATGATGAACATAAGGCATTAGGGCGGCTGTACGCGGAtgccattgtaggtaaaatccgttGCAAGCGTCCGCGCCAGTTTGCGTTGCTCGTACTagtaacatatactaatctatggtaCTAGTCgtactatttttcgttaacccgctccgtgcaaccgcgccatctagcggacgcccttaagtagagtccagacgagctgggcaaatcgaccgatttgatcaggaaattcaggaaaataattggcgccaatctcatctagcgtctacacgtacacaaatttaatcaccaatttgcattccatagatactaacttcgaaaattggcatttttgtgtccgcacctgccgatttgatcggggaatcaaattggcgtttgcgtccgcacggcctgattcgatcggacaatttcatcagattggcgaaaaattgtctcgtctggactccactttatatattattcatttcaggAAATCATAGACATGCATTTTAGTATtgcttcaatatttattttatactttttttcgGTGAGTGCATTCATCAACAAACCAAGTTCTTCGTTTAAATGACAGGCTTAGGAATAAAATTCCCAAATTTGGTTAAATACTTGTTTATAAAttcataaatgataaaaattataggtattatattacaaaaatatcAATCCATGTTTTCCAATGGGTTCCCAATCGgggttttttaataaataagtaagggttccttttgtacttttttggtacggaaccctaaaaatgtaaattgcAATACTGCACATAAAACATACCTTTTACtcaataattttacaaaatgaCCTAGTATTTCATTTTGATCCCGATAGATAAGTCTAAGAGTCGGACCAAGGTAACTTTGCatagcatttgcaatgacaaagtgtggtaaTGTCATCATGTCAAatgtctatgaaaatatgacgtttataatgacacctcCTCACTTCGTTCTATTCAAGCCGGTGGAAAGTTAGCTTTAGACGGGCTCTAACCACTTGCCATTTGGATAcatttagggtcggttgcaccaaactggtTATCATCGTTAGAGTTcgttaaattgtattgtatggaaagtttcatagtaaaccgccgcggcgcgccggttGACGTTGATCAggctgtcaagtgcggatggtgcaactggcacttagtcATTAAAATGTATCAAAATAACAGATGTTGGAATTGACCTTTGCTATCTGTCAGGGACAAAGGATACAGTATTAGGTATCTCCAATAgtagtacatacttatatagttaTACATATATCATTTGATGCATAACGATGAAATTTAGTTTTCTGTTTAGTTACTGTATCTCACTTTCTTTAATATGATAGACAACCAACTTGTTGTTATGTTTTCATTATTACGATAAATGGACTTCACAGAGCTTTGTGAGTATTCCAAATTGAAATATTAAATCATTACGAACAACTTAATTGTCAACCAAACAGAATACGAAAAATTTGGCATCTTAGCCAATATTTACAGTgatatgtaaatattaaaatatatatgacTTAAGgacaaagaaaaataatatgtatatacttttaAATGTGATCAGCAAATGTGTGTGCCGTTTCAGCCACGAGTTAaaaaagttactttaaaaaaataaaagctgCAGCTTTCTTCAGATGTGTTTACATAGCCCGTAAAATGAATTGGTCATTCTTTACCAACACTTGAATATCGCACcattacttaaataatcataataatacaTTTCCAATAGTTTTCTT from Cydia amplana chromosome 19, ilCydAmpl1.1, whole genome shotgun sequence harbors:
- the LOC134657123 gene encoding uncharacterized protein LOC134657123 — translated: MLSGDIEGSIKTLKAKRPDGSNLLLPSQWALGPEGTPQWPNGNIQVYIDSDSYGEGIAGRVLETLHKFHGHDGPLCPQIQVLKEKPTEPVGSWLHVTNPDRVRPCVHDSGVADNGEIKIVLGYDCLRPREILHTILHGLGFRDEVTHPQRDLFVRVMWENIQPAFRSMFRIQSVETNDASLMEYDPLSVMHFHDRAYSLNGQPTIMPMLPGLQVEPSDELSHLDKMKIKRMFSHECKKRLIDNVIHRTCASFDELKGEVTPNNGNGCPPVNGNGDHGIVIPGNDVKLDDDDQDAIGNDVSDQTGTNFEVGDGDSGNVIIPGNDVNDGNGIPGNDVNGGNVVIPGNDVNSGNSIPGNDVNGGNVVIPGNDVKVGDSGVSDNDAGDGNNVLVGDANEAVSDFDMSLEPQTRKPVTTKLSNIYNIPDDEAIVVGYGPGT